The Fuscovulum sp. sequence CCTTTGCCTTCTTTGACGAAGGCAATCGTCAGATGCGCGACGTGCACAACAACCAGCGGCTGGAGTATTCCTTTAGCCGCCTGCTGCCGCAACTCGACGCCGCCTTTCAGCGCCGCCATGCGCCGGTGCAGGCCCCTGAACCCTGTCCGCTTCTGCTGATCGCGGGTCTGCCACGATCGGGCAAGACGTTGATGGAACGGCTTCTCGCCTCGCAACCGGGATTGCTGGGCGCGGGGGAAACCTCGTCCATCTACAACCTGTTTCTGGACGTAGATCGGTCGGGTGGGGCGGATGCGACCATGGCGATCCTGCGCAACTTGCCGGGGCAGCCGATCCGCGGCCATTTTGCAGGGCGCATCAAGCATGGCCCCAAAAAGCAGGCGACCCGCTGCGTGGAAACCACGCCCGGTAATCTGGAACAGCTGGGCCTGCTTGGCCCGCTACATCCGGATGTGCCCATCGTGTTCGTTCGCCGCGATCCGCGCGATCTGGCGGCATCGCTGTACTTCAAACAGTTCAACAAGGCGCATCGCTACACCTATGATCTGGCCTGCGCCGCCCGCGCCATTGCCCGCACCGAATATCTGGCCCGCCTCTGGCAGGACACGATGCCCAACCTGATGATCGAGGTCACGTATGAAGAGATGGTCGCCGATCCTGTTGGCGTCGCGTCCCGCGTTCTGGGCCATTTTGGCATACCGGTTGACGCCACCGCGTTGCGGCAGGCGGCAGGCGACGATGGCAAAGCGCTGAACCTTGCGCCGGGACGGTCACTGGATGGGGTTGGCGCGATCCGGTCTGATCTGATCGGTTTCTCGGATCGGTTTGAACGGCACTTGGCCGCCGTCGGACCGGCCTATGAACTGGAAACGCGCAGCCTTGATGCTGCGCATCGGCTTTGAAACGAAACAGCCCGCACCTGAGTGCGGGCTGTTTGTTTGTAACGTGCTGCGACGCTTATTCACCGTGACGCAGCCGTGTCTGACCTAGTCAGATCCGCGCGGTCATGCAGGCGCGTCGAACACCTCAAGTTCAGTATCCGGGAAGGTCGGTTCTTCACCGTCGCCTTCGTCATCGCCCGGGCCTTCCCCTTCGTCATCACCCGGACCGTCACCGCCATCGCCGGGAACAACGAAACCATTGTCACCTTCGGGCGACGTGCCGCCGCCACCCGGTGCTCCGGCGATAGATCCGGTCGGGCCGATCAGCAAACCACCCAGTTCGCCACAGGTGTTTTCGACATAGCTCAGAATGCGCGCGAAATCGGCGCGGTCACGGATCTGCTGCACGATCCGTTCATTCAGCGGCTCTTCACGCAGCACTGTGCACATGTCTTCGGGCAGGCGGATCGTACGAACTTCGGCGTTCGCTGTCTGCGGAAGGATGAAGAGGGTTCCCATAACGACGAAAGCGGAACCGAAACCGCTTAGCATCCACTTGCTGGGAATGTGACGCGAACGACGTGATTTCATGACCGTACTCCTGGATCGATGCACCCCAGAGAGTGGGGCGTCATTAATCTTCGTTAACGCATTTGCGCAGGAGCGGTCAAATTTCTGCCTTTTTTACGTCTTCTTCCTATCCGGTTTACGCCACACTTCACGCCCTAGGGTATTGTCCGGTAAAATGTTACACGCCCAGGTTGCATGTTGTTGACACCAGAGGAACAGTCAAAAACTTTTCCAAAACGAATCGTTTGAGATGGAACCAGATTTTGGGGTCAGACCGGGCCTGAACCCGATTTTGCATGATGAAACCGGAGTTTAGACCGAAACTTTTGCGCCTCGTGTCCTCATTAAGTCAACTTTGTGGCGCATTGAACACAATGTGGCGGCACCATGGCGGTGGTCTTGCCTGAAGACAGACCAATCCACCCGCCCGACCAAACCTTGGTCAACCGTCTGATCCGAACCAAACCCTATAGATCGAAGGCCACACCCAAGCGGCTTGCCGCCCCGGCCCCGATCTCGCGGCCAAACGCAACCAAGGATTGCACCTTGTCTCACCACTTTAAATCACCAGTTATGAAAGCAACAATCCAGATTCTGCCTGGGCTGCACGCAAAAGCCCTTCTCGGCCAGTGCAGGAAGGAAAAGTTCGCCAGATTCATCTTGACGGATCGCTGCGCTGCAGTATGTGTGAATGAACGTTCATTCTCAGAAAATACACTCCCGTGAATCAACCTGACCGCACTCCCCCGCAGGCAGAGCATCGCGCCGTCGAAATTCTCGAAGGCGTGCGCATGGCCTTTGCCGAAAAGGGATTTGA is a genomic window containing:
- a CDS encoding sulfotransferase, encoding MTTRQQALEDKVEDAQEAVDEGRFELALALCDDILRADRSLNGAWKTRTQALIGLERLDQAYDNAADAARLFPNAITHRLMQARIHVMARRWEQATAAYHAILRDYPLHLNSIREVLDFTTIRPDDDICRQLHAASSDLSMKPYDRASTWFLQGQIYMNAGRDDEAFAFFDEGNRQMRDVHNNQRLEYSFSRLLPQLDAAFQRRHAPVQAPEPCPLLLIAGLPRSGKTLMERLLASQPGLLGAGETSSIYNLFLDVDRSGGADATMAILRNLPGQPIRGHFAGRIKHGPKKQATRCVETTPGNLEQLGLLGPLHPDVPIVFVRRDPRDLAASLYFKQFNKAHRYTYDLACAARAIARTEYLARLWQDTMPNLMIEVTYEEMVADPVGVASRVLGHFGIPVDATALRQAAGDDGKALNLAPGRSLDGVGAIRSDLIGFSDRFERHLAAVGPAYELETRSLDAAHRL